Genomic segment of Sander vitreus isolate 19-12246 chromosome 17, sanVit1, whole genome shotgun sequence:
AGGATGTCGTACACAACTAAGTAGTAATTATACTCTTGTCCAAAACATCATTTAAATAGACTGGAAGGTGAGGATCATACCAAAAAAGATGAGAGGGGGGAGTactctgtgtgcttgtgtataCCTTAAACTATTCTACTAAACACCACATTGATATTGTCTttcttttacagacaaagtcagcCTGTCGATGTCTACAGTATGATGAGAAGATGTTAGCATTTTGTATCGGCCTAAACTCCAAACACGACTCTTCATAATTAGTCCTGTTtgaagaaagagagataaaACAGTCAAAATATGGCAAAAACTTAACAAGACGATGGTGTTAATGGAGAAGAGTCTTTGTCAAAGGGAGCATCAGTGGGATGACAAACCTTTGTGTAAGAGAAGCTGTCTTTCTAGAAACTTTACAATACAGCGCAATTGGTGAGTTTTTACTTCGTCCAGAAACAAACTCTAGTTACATTATTAAAAACTGGAGTCCCGGCTTAATTTCAGTCCACTGAGAAGCTAATTTTCAGGTGTATATATTACAGGTGTAGGTGTTTGCAACTGTGTGGGAAATCTCATTAGTGTCCATTGTTTGGTGTCACAGCTGCTCCTAACAGCCATTTTGTGCCCCACATCACAAGTGTCAACCGGGGACAACCAAGAGCGCAAGTGAAAGAAACAAATTAATTGTCCTACAAGATCTGGTTCGCCCCTGGCTGCCGGGAGTTGCCATCATCCTCCCTCTCTGATTGGTGTTTATAAAGGTCGCATGGCATGAGAGGGAGAGGCTGTCCCTGCTCGGCCAACACTGACTCATAAGGCGGCGCCGCCTCCAGCGGGAAGGAGATGGATGCAACGTGTTGATGCTCCTGCTCCTGTAGTCCCAGTGGGTAGTGGGAGGGGGAGAACCGGGCAGCACTGGCCGAGGTCTCTCCGTAGTATGGAGAAGGATCCAGACTGGTGTAGTTAGGCTGCTCCTCCTGCTCTGCCCCTCTCTGACAGGGGTCCAATAGGGAGTAAGGAGGCGGGTCATCTGTAGGTAGGTAGATCTGAGTTGAACCTGGGCCAACACACTCATCGTAACTGTggagatgaaaacaaaaattaGTACAGTTGTGGTGAAGATGGAGAACTAAAGGGCTCTCCGATGGCTAGGTAACTGACTATGGACAAGTATCCATACAACACCACTTTAAAAATCCGAACTATCCATTTAATGTGAATTGTTTGGTAaaattgatgttaaaatgctaCATGTTTCACCATCAACATGTGTATAACCAAGCAAGAATCGATAAAGGCTGCAGCCTCCCTATTGACAAAGTGCCACAAAGCAACATCTTCCCCcaaccagagagagagcagagaaagaATGGAAcatataaaatagaataaaagtaaatagaaaatagagttataaatctgtgtgtgtgtgtgtgtgtgtgtagcaaatGATGATGATGGGCATAGGAAGCAGTAAATAAGTATAATTCAATCAGCACAGTGGTTAACTCTATCAGTCTGGTACCACAGTACTGCGTGTGTGCATTTTACTTtgccctctttctttcttttatctttctttctttctttttgcactttctctgtctcctctaTCACCCACTTGCTGTTTTAAAGCAGCATTCAAGACTTTGAGTGTCTGTGGTTTCCTGgttaatgtttgtgtttgtgtataagaGAGAGCTATTTTAGCCCCGAAAGACTGAATGTCCACTgtttgtcctctctctctctctctctctctctctctctctctctctctctctctctcttactgcaGTGGTGTCTTTGTGTAAGACACtttgtttatttgtctttttcttaaCACATATTCCCTTACACCCTCACATATCTCCACACATGCCCACAAAGCAAAGGATTATGGTTAACTACagtttataaatatatttatactttaCATACCggtatatatctttttttgctTTGGGAAAACAGACGCTGACCATTCATGCCAATTAAAGGCATGTTGAGGTGAAAATTGGAGACGGGACAGCGTGTGCTGGGTGTTTCAGAGGTGTTGTAACACACTGGAAAatccctgtgtctctctcaggAGTTACAAGATCCCCTGTGGccttctgctgtgtgtgtgtgtgtgtgtgtgtgtgtttctgcagaaaCCTCACACTAGCTAATGAGTGTggggttgtgtatgtgtgttctgcTAACGTATGTGTTCGTTAGCTAGGTGTTgctgagtaaaaaaaataatttgtctccTCTGAGACAAGTGCTGAGAGTTACACAACTGcttctgtttatttttctgctgCCTGTTTTCTCTTTGAGATCCAGACCCAACATGTGAAATGACACTTAACATAATCAGTGTTAAAGAGTTAGTCAGTTAAGGATGTTATTGCTCAGTTGCAGTCTGATGCTGCTGTCCTGTGCTGCTGTCCTAGGAAATCATTTTTTCAACAAGGTTAAGTTCTTATGTTTATCAAATGTATTGGGTTATTCAGGTTTTCTCATACTTTaattcctttttctctctcccccctcattCTTTaccctcttctttttctttcctcctgtcTTTGTCTCAGGCCCCACCCTTCTCTCTTGACTTAGGTCAATGAGCTGATTAAGTCgagattttttttaacccaatAATGAGGGAATAGATAAATAGATTCAAAACAATATTCTTGAATGTCTTGGCAAAGGTTGGATTGCTGGATTTTTTTGTTGATGAAGTGGCTATACTTCCCCCTACTACCCcaacattataaataaaaaataagaaagtcTTTGAAGTTGTTTAAAAAGCTTTATTATAACTATTTTCTTTTGGGTTTCTCATGGTCCTATAAATTACCCACCAACTCTTTTAGCAAGACTTCACCAGAAAAATTCATCTGTCAGTGTGCACGATCACGgagggcttgtatcatgtggacgcgccgacagtgttgttgtcattgctttgaattcctcatgggggcgacggaaattacacactatagctttaacataaAGAGTGAATATTCGTATCTGGCAAGTCTTGAAAATGTTGAACATCGTTTTGCACCAAAATATCCAAACTTACAGTAAAATATCTGCTCGTTGTGACTAAAGCATCATTCACTTttttatggttatgtttaggcactcaCAGCACTTGGTTAAGGTAAGGAAACGATTGTGGCCTggtttaaaacagaaaaagtctgcTGTGACTTGAGACACAACAGGTCTCAAATCAACtacgtagtctatatccacgacgttccacttccgagattgctctgatgccgccggaaattccgctgaaTGACGCTCTTTTCgcccggatgtccattaccttccgctttctttgtgttggcattttaaactctggtggatttatgaggactatggttaactgctcctcagatctctgcagggtaaatccagacagctagctagactatctgtccaatctaagtttactgttgcacaactaaaacatcttttgaacgtacacgttccaccaaaacaagttccttcccgaggctattttgcaacagcaccgtggctctgtcttgTGCTtaacgccgcccaagacgattgtgattggtttaaagaaatgccaataaaccacagcacgtttttctcccatcccggaatgccatgtggactagccagaccctcctccgcagcgctgtagaggaaggtctggcaaagcctATACCTAACCACAGACGGGAGTTTTGGGTGTGAACCCTGGACTGGCAAAAGTCCTGTAAGCCAAACCATCCACCCTGACCACCTCTCTGCgacttccttaaaaaaaaaaaatctgaaaataatCCAGGCAGCGATTACATTTGTCACCACAATGTAATTTGGAAAACAATTCACTACGATATACTGTAATCGTATAGGAGACAGGCTTGCTTTTCCTACAAACagacagtgtttttttcttttaacaatgaCCACAATCTTTCCTCAACCAAGTACTTTATGTGGCTTAACCTAACAGATATTTGTCATGATAGAGAAGAAAGTATAAATCAAATACAAACAGGTCATGAGAAAGGGAGGACCTCTGGCATGTTTTCATACATTGGTTGTGACGCTCTACAGAGCTGGATACCAGACAACTCTAGCTACAGCACAGAGCatatggtctgtgtgtgtgtgtgtgtgtgtgtgtgtgtgtgtgtgtgtgtgtgtgtgtgtgtgagaagctGGCATGTCTCAGCTCGTTACCACTGTGAGTTACTTGCCTGTGGAGTTAGAGAAACCTATAGATGCTGGattcacaggtgtgtgtgtgtgtgtgtgtattatgtggATCATGCCAAAAGTCTCTCTGATTTCTCAGCATAAAGCAGCTCACAAGATGAAGCCCACAGTTAcagacttaaaggagaattccggccaatttttacattaatcttgatcgctataaatatgcgtgtactttcgattgaaatcgaatcagtgcaggctacacggagtagctgcagctacgtgtacgagcttccactgagctaaaacggcagttgtcggggcaggttttagagtgcctttgtgcctcttaacagacacaaaatgtaattgaaatgtctgtgcaacatgaacagggcccttacgtgacaacaagatgcgttttcaactcagacattgtgtgtttaaattcacctaccctgtctcaaTCCTGCCGGTAGGTAGCtcaccctgttagctgctagctgctagctggtAGCTGCTGTCTGTGATAATTATCACACAACAGTTCCGTTTGTATTtatagctcatccattttgtgtgtatatttttaggGGTGCTGAAGCACCCCTAAAACAACATTGCAACATGCAACAAGCTAATTATTCTTGACACCTCTGCTGCCAGTAATAAAGAATGCATTTGACAGCTTTGTTTGACTCTTCTTGCTCTCATCAGCAAAATAGCTCCAATAAACCCACCAAATAagcaccaaatggcagacagacaaCGTTAaaaactagctggtgaacataaaGGTgaatttagcagctaaagaatgAGACATTGCCCCCATGAGTTGGTAGAGACAGAAAATGCTAAAATAAGAGTAAATATGGGACTTTGTTCATCAGGTGCCCCGAAACACAACACCAAATTAATGTTAATATTGCTCTGTGTCTCCTGTTCACGATAATAACTTATAAGGCcataatatgtcagtgttgtattTAAAGCTTATTGACAATAATCTAACCAGAATTTAGCAGTGAAAACCCACCAGCTGTCAACACACTTCTTTCTAAACTTTGTGCAGCAGTTTACCTTTACGTGCTCTCCGTTATTATCATGGaacacaatgtgtgtgtctgtatgtgtgccaaAGCTTGCCAAGCTTCTCTCTGAGAGGAAGCAGAAGCTTTCAGTCTCCACAGGTGAGGTGCTGATCCgttagtatgacttttttctgggagacagagagagagagagtgtgtgtgtgtgtgtgtgtgtgtgtgtgtgtgtgtgtgtgtgtttgggtcgGAAGCTAACGTTCACATTCTCAGTAGGTGAGCTGTTGATCTGAGTTCTCTGAGTTTCCCTCAACCAtctgtggcacacacacacacacacacacacacacacacacacacacacacacacacacacacacacacacacacacacacacacacacacacacacacacacacacacacacacgcacacgcacacgcacacacacacatattttgctTATAATGCTGACAAGTCATTGTTTAGTACCCTGTCAACAAGCAGGTAGTTGCAGTCATGTGACgatcctgctgtgtgtgtgtgtgtgtgtgtgtgtgtgtgtgtgtgtgtgtgtgtgtgtgtgtgtgtgtgtgtgtgtgtgtgtgtttgtgtgtgtgtgtgtgtgtgtgtgtgtgtgtgtgttggcagttGTCCCATCGTCCGGGCCAGAAAGTCCGCCTCTCACACAGGCTGTCCAGAACGCTCTGGTTTCTTGCCAGAGCACtgacgtagctagctagctccccTTTcgctttccctctcctctccttcctttcttttcctttcctttcctttcctttcctttcctttcgtttcttttcctttcctttcctttcttttcttttccttccctttaaTTATGCTTTCTTTACTGTTACTCTCATGTTCCTGCTGCTTAAGTTGAAGTGAGGACAAACACTGTGTTACAGTTTCTGTCCCGTACTGCTAATTAGCAGGTTCAGGATTTTTCATGAACATTATTATCAATGGATTCATCAAATGTCTTGTGGGAGCTGCAATAATGCATGGGAACATTTTCTTGGCCCACATTAAGACCCTGCAACACAAAGCCTTATTTAAACACCACAACAAACATAAGGCCTGCTGCTGAGCAGGTGTATCCTTCCCCCTTCCACAGATGATGTATCTTTCATGATAATGCACTTTGTCTGTGTTACAAGAtagcaacaaaaacatgacaGGAGCTTTGGGTTCAGTCCCCAGAGTACAGACCTTCAGCCTCAGGTTCAACATGATGAATGTGCAATGTAGGGTTGGGCgatatgttcattttttttaattttccacCTGGCCGCCAACAACCGGCTACCGGCGAGCCCATATTTTCACATATTTCAACACTGTGTTGAATCCATTGAGGCCTTAAAGAATATGTTCTGtgtgtacctatgataacaTGGCTTGAGAGTgaagaataaaaatgaaaaaatcgATTGAAAAAAgaattgatataaaaaaaatcaatatccgTTCCAGGCTTGTTCAGTTTCTGCATAGACACAGTTGACAGGTAACTGGCAGTTGGAGTGCTTGTATGGAGGCTTGGATGATAACAACATTTGTCATTAATAATCAGTAAGAAAACTAACTTACTAACTAACCAACTGAGCAACTGCAGTGAGAAATGTCTGGTTCTGTGATTAAGGAATCGGTAATAAACATAAACACTATATTTCCATCACATTTTCTACTAATCTTCCATTTTAGGTTTGACTGGATCTTGTTGCACCCTCTTCTTCTGCAGTGCTTTAACGGCGACTGATTGGGGAATTAGCACCAACTGTTTATCTCTATGACGGTAGttgatgaaaacacacacaaattagcaTTTTCTTTTACCGATTTTTAGGAAATTCAGTCCAAATGTTTACTACATTTGGACGGAAACTTGAGTTTAGGCGAACATTGAGAAACAACATTTGAACTTAAAATGCTGAGAATGCACCACTAACAGCCTGGGAACCAGTGTTCTACAAGCTCATATTTCATTTGTTCTGGCAGATACATCAGGCTACCGCTAACTGTTAGTTAAATCTAAAGATCACGCTTTGTAGAAACCTGATTAAACAATTAACTGTAATTGAGTCACTTCCAGATTGTGGCTCAATGTCAGAGGAATTCATCACTTAATGCACAATGTTCTGTTACCTTTTGTGCTGATGAAACACTAAATCTGCATGTTTGATAGCTTCTTCTCCGAAGCAGTAATAACTAAGGCTATCATGCTAAATGCTATGGGAGTATCATGGCATTTAGAGTCATCTGCTATACCTTGATGGAAAAACATGGTTTCAAAACTGTTAATATAAACCTATTGTTTTGGTAAATTAACCAGCAGATTCCTGCGTTTCTATGATGAAGAAAATTGAGCATATCAGTATTAGAAAATTTTTCCTCAATCCggaatttactttattttattcacattgaTGCTAAAAAGTTGGTTATATTtgaaatgttgcagctggtgacCGGGACATTGGAAAGTCAGATGCAATTGTCTAAGTTGGTAATGAACTCTCTTTTTTAATGAACAAATAGAAAAGATAAGATGCTATCCAACCTCAGATCGATTAATTTGGGTTAAGTAAGTGAATGTTTCTAAGGCAGAGCAAGGAGaagatgaaacacacacacacacacacacacacacacacacacacacacacacgcacacacaccacaggGGAGGGATGTATGTGAATTATTAAAGTTGCCAATTAGACCAGCTGACATTTAGATCAAAAACACCATGACATTGGCCTTTAGCAAGCTCTAtctttctctcattctctctctcacacacaaacacagacacacacacacacacacacacacacacacacacacacacacacacacacacacacacacacacacacacacacacacacacacacacacacacacacacacacacacacacacacacgtgcgcgcaCAAACGCTCATTTCTGCAGCCTCACAAAGGGCACCAAAGGTAGCAGTGCTCCCTAATAAATGAATTACCACCGAGGAAGGGTCAAGCCAAGTGGACAGAGAACAGTGGGGGACACGGGCTGAATGGTCAGTTAGGTTTCAGATTTGACATTTGACATAGGCTAATTGGCAAAAGGAGGAGTGGTCTACTTGCTTGTTTAAACACACTGTAGCTAGCAGTGGTTGAGAACAGCCCAGGCTTGATATGTTCTTTTGATTTGAATTCCTTTTCTGAATATTTTAGCTCACAtgaagtaaaaatatatatacgtGCAAGGAAACGACAAGTGGAACTGGATCTAGAACAGCTGCAGTGAAGAGATATAATCACGTACAACAATGAGCATTTTCAAGAGtctatttaaaatgaatatattaaaTGGATTCGAGGTGCTTGTATCGGGTACTGACTGTGTGGTTCCTGGGCTTATTTACTATGTCTAGTTTGGATGGGTTATTATTCGGTTGGATGtagaaagaaggagaagaagtagatagatggaaaagaaataatgtgtatatgtatgtgtgcatgtgtgactatgtgtgtatatgtgcgtgtaGGTAgttagacatactgtacatgtatgtgtatacatacataaataagcGAAGCatcaaattgttttgtatttaactaaagtatataaatagaaaaaggtttttttcttttacttcttcctactcctctTTGAACATTATAATtccttatttgaatcatttacaataattttattatttttttattttatttttaacatgttcaaaataaactaaactgaaactagatgccactttttttctcatgtctgtacgctaaatatgaagctatgcCAGCAGCCAGCAACTTAGCTTAGCCCTAAGACTctcattccaacacattctcactccaaACAGGacctcttggcgtcactttttgacactctgTGTATGCATTTGGCTtaattttttaaacatgcttaGTCAAGACCTCTTAGTATTGTTTGTATAACatgcagggtaaaaccacttaggGTTAGGAGTAGATTGTGAGGTTAAAAGATGTAGCCCACGTTTAAGTGACACACACGGGACAGAAACCcaatctcctgggtgaaagtcctgtgctgTGTTAAGCACAGGGGCAATTCTAGGTttagacctttaggggggctcagccccctttttttgacactattaacattatgatggaactaaacctgacacttaaTTCACAgttaagtcacagtaataacgactaatttgacacaatgttctaacattcagcaattttagttgcttacgtttcaattcaggttctaatctgcgccatgaaatgaccaacttcttctctggggactaccaacgttaaacttcacaaccgcactcctgctctccctctgacagatcagatagagactcagccagaggcgggagtctggcacaaccacctccgattggccaacaccacgtttctgttaaccctttccttgactgggttacaggtgcgtaGCATCggcgacagcgacacaggatattaaggGGGCCCTGTGcttcggtatctgacgctgagggCCACGGCTCAAGCATTCGGTATGTGACAAGTTAGTAGTAAGAACGGCTGGCTCATTTAagtctcagcaagaaagcgaacAGATGTCAAACAGGATTTTGTGTctgaatacatgaatacaaccattattatgttatatatatatatatatatatatatatatatatatatatatatatatatatatatatatatatatatatatattatagtacTTACCGTGGCGGTGAGTCGGGGTACAGGTTGTTGACCTGTGACAGAGTCTCTCTGTATGAATCAAAGTCTAAACCAGGAGGAAAGTCTTCTAAGCAGGTAGATCTCAGTTCTCCTACTGAACCTCCATAGGAAAAACCATCCAgacctgcagagacagagacattatGCTGAAGCCACATTTAAATGGAGAATTAATCATTTAGTGACATCCAGTAGCAGTGCAATGACTGATATGATGGATGAAATTTTACACATTTCATGTATGTATATTGAAGACAATTCAACAGACAATAAATGTATTAggtcattagtttttttttttttctggcagcATCTATAGTTTAATATTCACTTACTgtcttaaaatatataataattgaaAATCTACGGAAGATTTTGGAAGCAAATTATGTGGATGAAAATGTGTTGGTGTGTAGGGAATTTCAGACTAACATGACCAAGACAAATGTGTAGGGGTATTATATCAGTTATTTGAAGGCCCCACATAAGAAAGATCCTAAATAATTGGGCCTGAAATGTCTTAACTTAACAGATCCTTCTGCAAATGACTTCAGTTTCTGATGACTCAATTTGTGGTTCATTTATGGACTTCATTAAGTGTGTTACTATATCACCTACGGTCTATGCTCAATGCTCCATCACGGTCAGTTAGTCAGAAAGTCAAAAGTTCAGATGCAGACTGACCGTAGCTAGCTCGGAGGTGTGGGTTTCGGAGTCGACTGTCTTTGCGCAGGCTGCCGACAATAATGGTGatgcaggagaggaagaggaccaGACCTATAACAATCCCCGCCACCACCAGCGGAGACACCAGGAGAGACGCCTCCCCTCCCGACTCCCTCTCACTCCGGCAGTCTGGGTACTCCCCATGGCTCTGGTTGGAGCTCACTgctgggagagagatggaggaggtcACGGTTAGACGAGGTTAGTTAGTAGGTTaggcatgagtgtgtgtttgtttgtttctgtgtgtgtgaacgttGATGTTATAAGTCAAAGGTCTAAaggcattttcacatatcttcttaaatgtacctttttaaggtattttcataaaacggatccccatgtgtttcacatcaaaatgttcagaacaaattCAGCTTTCCGTATATTGACAGCCAAATCTGTcccagagcaatgtgtaaagaggtAATTTGGGTTTGGTTCTTGAAATGAGTGTACCAAAGTCTTTAGGTTCATAAAGTAGCGTGaatatatgattaaaatagtgGATAAATGTCTGAGATTtaattttgtaatatcgctttttgagttGGAGTTCTGTAAAACATCGTTTGGCCACGCcggtgcgtcttttgtcctcagagggttaaactcTGTTTCAGTCCACCACCAAATCCTGATGGAAATATCtttttttgagctgctgtaatgCTGGTTACACTTAGCTTTAAGTTAACTATACAACTTGATAGTTGATTAATTAAAGCTAATTTTTGAACAGCTTCCTCTGTGTAACTTGGTTCACTTTAATGTCTGCTTTAACAGTAGCACAACTGAAGCCTGACAACAAACATGATACATCACTTCACTGTCTTGCATCGCATCACGCCGCCAATCTCAATCATGAATACCATAACAGGCCCGGTGCACCATGTTATGTAGTTCCCCATCCAAAATAaggaatataatatatacatgtaGTTACCATTAACTGAATGATGGAAATTAACTCAATAAACCAGGGGTGTTAAACATACGGTCCATGGGCCAAAACCGGCCcgggtccaatcaggcccactggatgacgtgcgaaaaagtgtgaaaattgcaaagaagtaattaattccaattccaaatcCACCACTTTAATCTGGAATATTTTATATCGTTATTTTTCTGTAAATTTACTTGACTTTAATCTTCGAAATTCTGAGTTTTTACGCAgaatattacccctctctcccgGGTCTGtaacattatatttttttcctacaatggccttagaatGCTGTtgtagcagaagcaacttgcgtttgccaacatgaagctgacaagaaactctgtggcagataaagtttctgatctctttggagtggtttactggtctggcccacttgagatcaaattaagggtatgtggcccatgaactaaaatgagtttgacacccctgaaataaacataaaaaaaataagaaatatacAAGATAAATCTTAACAGTCTGTTCTGTAGTTAATTTACACACGTTAAtcaacacaaatatattttgcaaaaaataatcaattaatgCCCTGACATTTATGGAGGACATGAAGTGACTTATCCATAGATAAATCAATACAAATCAAACGTATTAATGGGGGTCGCGTTACATAACTGCTGTATTGCCCTGCACAATCCGTACCCCCTCCATCTTCTCtctgcttcttctcctctttgcATGTCTTCCTTGCTCTCTT
This window contains:
- the bean1 gene encoding protein BEAN1; protein product: MLMKLICSVSSNQSHGEYPDCRSERESGGEASLLVSPLVVAGIVIGLVLFLSCITIIVGSLRKDSRLRNPHLRASYGLDGFSYGGSVGELRSTCLEDFPPGLDFDSYRETLSQVNNLYPDSPPRYDECVGPGSTQIYLPTDDPPPYSLLDPCQRGAEQEEQPNYTSLDPSPYYGETSASAARFSPSHYPLGLQEQEHQHVASISFPLEAAPPYESVLAEQGQPLPLMPCDLYKHQSEREDDGNSRQPGANQIL